DNA from Ziziphus jujuba cultivar Dongzao chromosome 2, ASM3175591v1:
GAATCCCTTTAGCTTCAACTTCTTTATAAAgtctatttttcaaaatactCGAGCAGTAAACAGTTTAACAACTAAAATGGTTACAAGAAATAGTGCGGAAAAATAGAGAATTACCCAGAGAATTAACCAGAATAGAACAGAGGATGTCTTAAATCACTATAATATAAAGGGTGTGAGCAATCGTCAGCCAATCTTCACCTGTATCTATCTGATATTGTTGTTCTAGCCAATCACATTGAAAGATACCAAGATCAGAAAGAGATTTTGGCAACCCTTCTTCAGGCAACAGCTGAAGCTCTTGGGGGAGTCAAGTACAGCTAAGGCCTTGCCATTCAGAGATTTAAGGTGAGAAAGATATCCGATATGAAGATCAAGCACAATGATTAGCAAGAAACCTCCTCCAGAAATGAATCCAGCTCTTCATCTACGCCAATGATCTCCAGGAATGCAAAGAGGGTTGATTCTTTGCAGATCCTGCTGAAAGCTGTTGGTGAAAAGCTTAATGCACCAGTAAACCTTGAGACTATTCATATATGGTGGCAATGCACATTCCAGAAATGAAACAAGCTCTGGACAACTAATCagatatataaaatcaaagagTGGAAGAAGTGTGTTCATGTTCTCAGGCAATGGCCCCAAAATTTTCCAATCTTTGATCCGACACTCATCCATATTTGGAGCAGCCAATCCTCCTAGTGGAAAATAGACAAAACTTGGGGCAAGTTGTTAACGCGAAGCATCTCAAATGGTGAAGTGCAGGCCAAGGTTGTGGAAATTCAAAGAACTGCAGACTAAACCACTAAatgataatgaaataaataaatatttcaaattaaagCAGGAACCTGAAAGAATAAAggtgttaaaaagaaaatttccagaggaagaaattgaacaGGACATATGTGATATCAATGCATAGTGCTAGTACATCAGATATATACTTGAGGGATGTGAGCAATCATACGGTATAAAATCTCCTTCACATTCATCAGAACAACCATTCAGCCACATAGCAGCATAAAGTTCATTCCCAAAACCTCATAAAATTCCACAATTAATCAGATTAAAGTTGTCAATCCGCATATGTCAAATCAAGAAATAAACAGAGGATCCTCCTCTTCTTATCCATTGCAACAACTACACAGGCATCATGAGCCCACATAAACATCTAAAATTCAGTCACAATAAGAACAGTCACTCTTGAAACATACTCAGGGGAAAATGCTTCAACCAGCACCAAATTTAAGGCAAAAGATCAGACAGAGAGCTTATATCCCAGTCATCATTAAGAGATCTTACCATTGGAAAAGTTTAATCCAGTGAAAGATGATAGAACAGTATTATTTTCAAACCATGTGCTTATATATGAAACGGCAAAACATTTGAGAACACtagatatatattatgaaaactCGTTTTCTAAGTAACTTGGGCATAAATGAAAAGCAAAGCAACTATTGGTATCgtgaaaataaaaagttaatttcCACCACAATTGCAATGTAAATTTACCCACAATTTTCTGCTTGatcttttttttcagaaaacatTTTTTAAGTACAAACATAAGGAGTGCATATACAAGTCTTCTGACCTCACCAAGGCATTTCAACTTTCTTAGTATCGTAGTATCTGTTAAAATGTAAACTTTGCAAGTAGAAACATTAAGCGCAAAGAAGCAAAGGAGAAATATATACATCAATACAACAAATCTTGTATCTGGTGACAAATTTCTCAGccacaaaatgaaaataataattaaaagtgaCTGTTGGTGATAAGCATAAAATTTATAGCTGATTTATTTGCTTCAACCGCTATTCATTCAAATACTTGAAATTTGAAAGCTTTCCTATGTAAAAATGCACAACTTTGCTAAAAAGTAGTAATATATGTTTTTGGCTTCCACTACTTTTCAAACTAAAACTGATTAAGCTTTAAGCAGtgcatcaaaataaaatattatagaaaaagaaaagtgtatACATAAAATGGAAatagtgtataaaatatattaaataaatataatacataCAAAAGTGAGGGGTGAAATGTATACAGATGTTGAGAAATCTTATGCCAATCTTTTCCTATGTCTCTCAGGCATCGATATTTTATGTAAACACATTGATTGATGACCAAATTGATAAGAGATTCTGGCAACCCCACCTGCAGCATGAGCCAAAGTTCATTGCAGTACGTTATGACCACTCTTCAAGGACAAGGTCCTGATGTTTAGGCCTTTAAGACGGGGAGAAGATTGGATGGAGGGTTGGGTGAGACTTGTTGGCAGCATCCCCTCCTTTGGAAATGAATCTGCTGCTTCATCTTTGATAACGGTTTTTAATTCTGTAAGAGAGGTGAGTGTGTGGACATTGcaattctgaaaatcacttgtgGAAATCTTATCGCAACCGTGCAGTTTAAGCTTATCTAAACTAGAAGGTAATCCACCTTCCCCAAATGACTCCAGTTCTGGACAACAAATTACTCGCAAAGATTGAAGAGATGGAAGAAGAGTGTGCATGCGGTCAGGCAAAGACCTTAACTTGTTACAACCTACAATCCATAATTCTTGCATGTTGGGAGCAGACAATCCTCCTTGGGGAAATGATACAAACTCAGGGCAGCGGTGTAATTCCATGTACCTTAGAAACATGAGTTCTGAAGGAGAAGCTGGTCGTTCCAAGAAAGTAAGGGATTCCAGGCTTTGGAGATCCCCCAAAAGGAGCTCATTAAGCATTGGTAAGCAGTCCAAATGAATGGACGTCATAAAATCACAACTTGACATTATGTCCAACCTTCTAAGGGATGCATAACATTGCTTACCCGGGAACTCTAGTTTGTTGCACCCTCTAAGATTGACAGTTTCTAAGGTATCAAGTAAGCAAAGGCCTCCGGATAGTTTTGGACAATATCTTAGACATAACTTCTTAAGACTAGGGAAAGGCTCGACTCCTTCCCCTCCAATAAATGACCACTCTTGTAACTCCCGCATATTAACTATTTGCAATGATTCTAAGTATCTAAATGGCTTAGTGACCATGGAACAACCCCTGCCGTAATAAAACTCATCACTTATTTTCTCCAGTTTATCAAATCCTTCAATCTCCAGTTGTTTGAGAAATGGAAGCTGGCCAAGCGGCGGCAACAAACAACATTTGTTACATCCAAATAAGCTTAGCTGTTCTAAATTACCAAATGAATAATCACCAACCCAATTTGGAAATCTTTCCCCTctgtaaaatgaaatttttagaAACTTGATGTTTGTGTGAGGTTGCAGTCCATTAAGTACCTCTTCATGCTTTGGGGGGCACTTATCATCATAATCAGAGCTCCAAGTCCAATCATATTCTAAGTCACTGAGGTACTGCTTATCCTTCAAATTCGCCACCACGACATCTTCAGCATCCACAATATTTTCTAGCTTTAAAATACGAAGACTGCCTCTCAAAAGTTGTAGACCTTGTAACTCCTTAATGGTACACCCACCACCATgtttgcccaaaataatataaCTTAATGTCTGCAAATCTTTCAAATTGCCCATTCCAATTAGCATGCGATCCTCTAAATGATATGTGCCTTTAAGGTCAAGGTGACGCAAATTGATTAGCTTTCCAATGTTGGTTGGCAACCGCTTTAGCATTGAACAATTTCTCAAAAGCATTGTCTGCAGATTGTACAAAGTACAAACTGTATTCGGCAACTCTTCGATTTTAGTTAATGATAAATCCAAATATCTTAGAGATTTCAAGTTCCCAATTGAATCGGGCAACTTCGACATAGGATTGCCATATAAAGATAGCACTCTCAAGCCCGATAATGTTAAGAATGATTTCTGCAATTGTATATCATCAGAATAATATGATGAACACAAGAACATGGTACGCAAATGCTTAGCTCCAACTAAATTTTCATACTTCAACAGATGATGATCATCTCTTACTCGGAAATGTGACAAATGGCGAATCTTGCTTAAAGGCTTATTGGAGTCTCCATCATTCCACCTCAGATAGAATTCCCCACCAATAAATGCAGCAAGATCATTCACAAGGTCATGCATGCTTAAATAAATTGATTGACCTGAACCTTTTGATTGTTGAAATAATGATCTTGACAATAATTCATGGGAGTACTCTTCGCCAACTTCTTCTATTGTCTTCCTTTGGGAGGGTTGTATAAGATCTTCAGCCATCCATAACTTGATTAAATCATCTTTATCAATTTTGTGGTTTTTGGGAAACATTGAGCAGAAAGCAAAACATTGTTTAAGATGTGCAGGTAGATGATAATAACTCAACCATAGAGCTGGAAGAATGCTATTTTTCTCTATGGGCAATTCCCATATGTCACTGTTTAGTATTTTCACCCATTCTTCTGGATTTAGTTGATGACGTAAGAGACCACCAAGCGATTTTATAGCCAAAGGAAGACCTTGACACTTGTGGACAATTTTCCTGCCGATTTCTTCCAATTTTGGATGAGCAGATGGTTGATGTACATTGTTAAAAGCATGTTTTACAAACAATTTCCAACAATCATCACCATGCAATGTTCCTAACTGATAAGATTGAACATCGCGCATCACTGAAGCAACACCTTTATTTCTTGTCGTCACAATGATTTTACTTCCACAGGCTCCAGATTCAAAAGGTTTTTTTAATTCATCCCAACTTGTATACTCCTCATTCCAAACATCATCAAGaatgagtaaaaaaaattttcctttcaatttttccTCCAACCTAACTTGAAGTATATCAAGGTCTTGCCCATCGTATGTCTGTCCAGTGACTCTATCTGCAATTACTTTTGTTattctaaaaatatcaaattcttCTGATACATGAACCCATACTTTGTAGTCAAAACATTTTTTCACCCTGTCATCATTGTAAACGAGCTGAGCAAGTGTAGTCTTCCCAATCCCACCCATGCCTACAATGGGAATAACAGATATCTTTTGGCTACTTGTTCCGACAtctgataataaaaaattcattatggCTTCTTTGTCAGCATCCCGGCCATAAACACCAGATTTTTCTACCAAAGAAGTTGCAGGTGTTGTTCTTGGTAAAATTATGTTTCGAACACCACTTTGCAAACCAAGTCGATCTTTTTCCTTCAAAATGGTTTCTAATCTATCAAGAATCTCCTTTAATTTTTGCCTTACTTTTTTATTGGCAGTAAACGCAGTTGAGATTAAGTTCTGTACCTTAAGTGATGTAGATGATCCACCTTCCACTTTGCGCACCAAATCTCTAGTGTTGATGTTATCCATCAAGTCCTGTGCTTCATAGATTACATGTTGGAGTTCATCAAGCCACTTTTTCACATTTGGGTTTTCAATTTGCTTATTTTCAGCATCATTCAGCACTTCATCGGCTGACAGCAACTTCaacttcatcttcttcagcAGCTTATCATTGAGCCTCTTTCTTTGAAAGAATTCAAGGACGTCGAATGAAGCCATCCTCTTAATCAACACTTCAAGGGAAGCAGAGAGCAAAGCTCCAACCACCACTTCTGCTGCCATGGGGAAACTCGCTAAGAAAACTCTCTCTCACTGTCTAAGTTTGAAGGATAAAGAAAAAACTGAAAATGAAAACTAGCCCAAGCAGCGCAAAAGAATTGAAGATTCAAGCTTGTGGCACAGATTGAAGAAACCAGCTACTCCACATAACAAAAGAACTAGCTACCAGATCATATGCCTTAGCTCAGCAGTTTGACAACGTCACATGGATGGGtcccatattttatttttatttgtgttttactaAATACactaaacacaaaaataattaatgcatcTGAAGTAAAATTTGCTGACTTCTAGCCTTCTAACCCTGCTTGTGACATGATCGATTACTTAACATGTTGGCTAACCGATTAGCCAACATGCTGGTTAATTCTGaaccacgaaaaaaaaaatcattgactTGTCAAATTATCTATACGCCgtgaaaaaaattcaacaaaaacagGAACAttctggagagagagagagagaaaaaaaaaaatccagtacTCTCAGAGTGCTGAGTTTTTGGGTACTTCAACCTATCATCTAACAACATGTGGATACTTTTTCCACGTCAgaaattcatccaaaaaacttaaaattttcccTAATTCACGAATACTCTTCTGTGTTCTCtagtttcatttgttttttgcaTTCAAATTCTTTGCATTTCCAATCAAGACCAAGTTTTGATTGTTTTCGAGCATTCATATTGTACGATTCATGAACTCGCATTTGTGTCCCGCAATACGCATAAAATTACATtacaaacaaaaagataatgCTGTGAAGAAGATGTTGTTTTCAAAAGCAGCAAATCATAGTGAAAGAAGAAGTAGACACGTGGCCTGAAAACCAAAACCTTAAGGTAAAAGAAGAAAGACTAAACCTATGGCGAAAAGAAGAGCCACAAATAGCCCTCTGTCATCAACAAGTACGGACCGGCGGAAGTCCCTTGTCCCTGTTCTCCGACTGGTTTGCTCTTGCTCAGTACTTTGGTAAACTGAAGAGGAACTAACGGGTTGGGTTTGGgaaattttcagttttttttttggaaaattttctgaCGTGGAAAAAAAGATATCCACATGTCATTAGATGGTAGGAAAGAGTACATTAAAACTCAGTACTTTCGGAGTACtagatttttttcctttgcCACATGTAATATCTCAGCAGTTGACAACTTCACGTGGATGGGTCCCATAAATACAAACAGCAATTTGCATCCAAAGTCAAATTTGCTGGCTTGTAGCCTTCAAGCCCTGATGATATTAGTGCCGTGAAAGACTCACTGCTTTGTCAACAGATTTGGTAAGAGTTTGTAGCACCTTGCAGAATAGAGTATTTTAGAAAAACTTTGTATGAGTTTCATCTATACCATTAAGTTTGCGTCTAATTTTCCTAGACCAACTAAAACTTAGCTTGGCTCCTTTATATCTGTATCTTTTTGACTTTTGGGATCATCCACCAA
Protein-coding regions in this window:
- the LOC107417845 gene encoding putative disease resistance RPP13-like protein 1, whose amino-acid sequence is MAAEVVVGALLSASLEVLIKRMASFDVLEFFQRKRLNDKLLKKMKLKLLSADEVLNDAENKQIENPNVKKWLDELQHVIYEAQDLMDNINTRDLVRKVEGGSSTSLKVQNLISTAFTANKKVRQKLKEILDRLETILKEKDRLGLQSGVRNIILPRTTPATSLVEKSGVYGRDADKEAIMNFLLSDVGTSSQKISVIPIVGMGGIGKTTLAQLVYNDDRVKKCFDYKVWVHVSEEFDIFRITKVIADRVTGQTYDGQDLDILQVRLEEKLKGKFFLLILDDVWNEEYTSWDELKKPFESGACGSKIIVTTRNKGVASVMRDVQSYQLGTLHGDDCWKLFVKHAFNNVHQPSAHPKLEEIGRKIVHKCQGLPLAIKSLGGLLRHQLNPEEWVKILNSDIWELPIEKNSILPALWLSYYHLPAHLKQCFAFCSMFPKNHKIDKDDLIKLWMAEDLIQPSQRKTIEEVGEEYSHELLSRSLFQQSKGSGQSIYLSMHDLVNDLAAFIGGEFYLRWNDGDSNKPLSKIRHLSHFRVRDDHHLLKYENLVGAKHLRTMFLCSSYYSDDIQLQKSFLTLSGLRVLSLYGNPMSKLPDSIGNLKSLRYLDLSLTKIEELPNTVCTLYNLQTMLLRNCSMLKRLPTNIGKLINLRHLDLKGTYHLEDRMLIGMGNLKDLQTLSYIILGKHGGGCTIKELQGLQLLRGSLRILKLENIVDAEDVVVANLKDKQYLSDLEYDWTWSSDYDDKCPPKHEEVLNGLQPHTNIKFLKISFYRGERFPNWVGDYSFGNLEQLSLFGCNKCCLLPPLGQLPFLKQLEIEGFDKLEKISDEFYYGRGCSMVTKPFRYLESLQIVNMRELQEWSFIGGEGVEPFPSLKKLCLRYCPKLSGGLCLLDTLETVNLRGCNKLEFPGKQCYASLRRLDIMSSCDFMTSIHLDCLPMLNELLLGDLQSLESLTFLERPASPSELMFLRYMELHRCPEFVSFPQGGLSAPNMQELWIVGCNKLRSLPDRMHTLLPSLQSLRVICCPELESFGEGGLPSSLDKLKLHGCDKISTSDFQNCNVHTLTSLTELKTVIKDEAADSFPKEGMLPTSLTQPSIQSSPRLKGLNIRTLSLKSGHNVLQ